In Scyliorhinus torazame isolate Kashiwa2021f chromosome 19, sScyTor2.1, whole genome shotgun sequence, a single genomic region encodes these proteins:
- the myf5 gene encoding myogenic factor 5: MDIMVDCLFSPSDLFYENSCLSSPGEADCPDEFVFRDDKPESREEEKHVRAPSGHHQAGHCLLWACKACKRKSSSSDRRVAATMRERRRLKKVNQAFETLKRCTNSNPNQRLPKVEILRNAISYIESLQELLRVQVANYYSLPDNVHSEPQSPTSNCSDEMMGCNSPVWSRRNLGFDRVYCSELQNVCSSGRGLAVSSLDYLSNIVERISPSPDHCPLSGQGGRTISPPTSDSSQPTTPSQPVYHVL, from the exons ATGGATATCATGGTCGATTGCCTCTTTTCTCCGTCCGATCTGTTTTATGAGAATTCTTGCCTCTCGTCGCCCGGGGAGGCAGACTGCCCGGACGAGTTTGTGTTTCGGGATGATAAACCGGAGTCCCGGGAGGAAGAGAAACACGTGAGGGCTCCGAGTGGACACCACCAGGCTGGCCACTGCCTCCTCTGGGCTTGCAAAGCCTGCAAGCGGAAAAGCTCCAGCAGCGACAGGAGGGTGGCGGCCACcatgagggagaggaggaggcTGAAGAAGGTGAACCAGGCTTTCGAGACCCTGAAGAGGTGCACCAACTCCAACCCCAACCAGCGCCTGCCcaaagtggagatactgaggaacgCCATCAGCTACATCGAGAGTCTCCAGGAGCTGCTCAGGGTGCAGGTGGCGAACTATTACAGCCTTCCCGACAATGTTCACTCCGAGCCACAGAGCCCCACATCCAACTGTTCGGATGAAATG ATGGGATGTAACAGCCCAGTCTGGTCCAGAAGGAACCTCGGTTTTGACCGCGTTTACTGTTCGGAATTACAGAATG TATGCTCCAGTGGTCGAGGCCTTGCTGTTTCCAGTTTAGACTATCTGTCCAACATAGTGGAGCGGATTTCACCATCCCCTGATCATTGTCCTCTTTCAGGCCAGGGTGGAAGGACCATATCCCCGCCCACCAGCGATTCCTCACAGCCCACCACTCCCAGCCAGCCTGTCTATCATGTTCTTTAA